A portion of the Haemophilus influenzae genome contains these proteins:
- the asd gene encoding aspartate-semialdehyde dehydrogenase codes for MKNVGFIGWRGMVGSVLMDRMSQENDFENLNPVFFTTSQAGQKAPVFGGKDAGDLKSAFDIEELKKLDIIVTCQGGDYTNEVYPKLKATGWDGYWVDAASALRMKDDAIIVLDPVNQHVISEGLKKGIKTFVGGNCTVSLMLMAIGGLFEKDLVEWISVATYQAASGAGAKNMRELLSQMGLLEQAVSSELKDPASSILDIERKVTAEMRSDSFPTDNFGAALGGSLIPWIDKLLPETGQTKEEWKGYAETNKILGLSDNPIPVDGLCVRIGALRCHSQAFTIKLKKDLPLEEIEQIIASHNEWVKVIPNDKETTLRELTPAKVTGTLSVPVGRLRKLAMGPEYLAAFTVGDQLLWGAAEPVRRILKQLVA; via the coding sequence ATGAAAAATGTAGGCTTTATCGGCTGGCGCGGAATGGTGGGTTCCGTATTAATGGATCGTATGTCGCAGGAAAATGATTTTGAAAATCTTAATCCGGTATTTTTTACAACTTCACAAGCAGGTCAAAAAGCACCTGTTTTTGGTGGCAAGGATGCAGGCGACCTGAAAAGTGCATTCGATATTGAAGAACTTAAAAAATTAGACATTATCGTGACTTGCCAAGGTGGCGATTACACCAATGAAGTCTATCCAAAATTAAAAGCAACAGGTTGGGATGGTTATTGGGTTGATGCCGCTTCTGCGTTGCGTATGAAAGATGATGCAATTATTGTGCTTGATCCAGTAAACCAACACGTGATTTCTGAAGGCTTGAAAAAAGGCATTAAAACTTTCGTGGGCGGTAACTGTACCGTAAGCTTAATGCTTATGGCTATCGGCGGTCTATTTGAAAAAGATTTGGTGGAATGGATTTCTGTGGCAACTTATCAAGCTGCTTCAGGTGCTGGCGCAAAAAATATGCGTGAATTACTTTCACAAATGGGTTTATTAGAACAAGCAGTTTCAAGTGAATTAAAAGACCCTGCTTCATCTATTTTAGATATTGAACGTAAAGTGACGGCAGAAATGCGTTCTGATAGTTTCCCAACGGATAACTTCGGTGCAGCATTAGGTGGTAGCTTAATCCCTTGGATTGACAAACTTCTTCCTGAAACAGGGCAAACTAAAGAAGAATGGAAAGGTTATGCAGAAACCAATAAAATTTTAGGTTTAAGCGACAATCCAATTCCTGTTGATGGTTTATGTGTGCGTATCGGTGCATTACGTTGCCACAGCCAAGCGTTTACCATTAAATTGAAAAAAGACTTACCATTAGAAGAAATTGAACAAATTATTGCATCACATAATGAATGGGTAAAAGTAATTCCAAATGACAAAGAAACCACATTACGTGAATTAACGCCAGCGAAAGTAACAGGTACATTAAGCGTGCCAGTGGGGCGTTTACGTAAATTGGCTATGGGGCCTGAATATTTGGCAGCTTTTACCGTGGGTGACCAATTATTATGGGGTGCGGCAGAGCCAGTTCGCCGTATTTTAAAACAATTAGTGGCATAA
- a CDS encoding alpha/beta fold hydrolase, whose product MIREPYFHQFALAELLPFFEQFPTQYLSGKRNIKLAYRHLIQPESAVRKLMILVNGRAENMLKWSELAYDFYHQGYDVLLFDHRGQGYSQRIIPQKGHLDEFRFYVDDMAKIIEKVTALFSYSTQHLLAHSMGALIATYYLANCDHHINKAVLSSPFYGILLKHPIRDQLIIALMNILGQGERYVFGKGPYQQAHLEYNELTFCKTRMKWMNRVNRKNPAINLGGPTFRWVHLCLNAIKRLPKVIPKIEIPILILQAEKEKIVDNNNLEKLTALFPNARCEVVFNAKHEVLFEKDNVRRNVLKSVNHFLNVQS is encoded by the coding sequence ATGATCAGAGAACCTTATTTTCATCAATTTGCTCTTGCAGAATTATTGCCTTTTTTTGAGCAATTTCCTACCCAATATCTTTCTGGTAAACGAAATATAAAATTAGCTTATCGTCATTTGATTCAACCTGAAAGTGCGGTCAGAAAATTGATGATTTTAGTAAATGGTCGTGCTGAAAATATGTTGAAATGGTCAGAGCTCGCTTATGATTTTTATCATCAAGGTTATGATGTATTGCTATTTGATCATCGCGGTCAAGGCTATTCACAGCGTATTATTCCTCAAAAAGGGCATTTAGATGAATTTCGTTTCTATGTCGATGATATGGCGAAAATCATCGAAAAAGTAACCGCACTTTTCAGCTATTCAACGCAGCATTTGCTTGCTCATTCGATGGGCGCATTGATTGCAACCTATTATTTGGCTAATTGTGATCATCACATTAATAAAGCGGTACTTTCTTCGCCTTTTTACGGTATTCTTTTAAAACATCCAATTAGAGATCAACTGATTATTGCCCTAATGAATATTTTAGGACAAGGCGAGCGTTATGTTTTTGGTAAAGGACCTTATCAACAAGCCCACTTGGAATACAATGAATTAACTTTCTGTAAAACCAGAATGAAATGGATGAATCGTGTAAATCGTAAAAATCCAGCAATTAATCTTGGCGGGCCAACATTCCGTTGGGTACATTTGTGTTTGAACGCAATTAAACGCTTGCCGAAAGTTATTCCTAAGATTGAAATTCCAATCCTAATTTTACAAGCCGAAAAAGAAAAAATAGTAGATAACAACAATCTTGAAAAATTAACCGCACTTTTTCCGAATGCTAGATGTGAAGTTGTATTCAATGCTAAACATGAGGTGTTATTTGAAAAAGATAATGTTCGAAGAAATGTACTTAAAAGTGTTAATCATTTTCTAAATGTGCAAAGTTGA
- a CDS encoding NapC/NirT family cytochrome c produces the protein MSKMKKIVTALCLVGVGATALLGSQWIMHKTSTPEFCASCHSMSYPQQEWEGSSHFANAKGVRAQCSDCHIPKEGWHYVKAKFIALKDLWYEAQGKIENKEKYEAHRAEMAQRVWKDMKANDSETCRSCHSFDAMELSKQTKLAKQTHTEAQTNGQTCIDCHKGIVHFLPEVHGDQNTQKSSAVQGGTISDGSAIFATEMVKATNDKGNEVRLMPYAELMQWKVNGDQIQGTLHGWQQVGAEAVVYQELGKRITLALMDEDARNHVQVLKTVHDAVTDSDWKEINVAVNVAKEKMTSDLTALNQYGNQLNQTQCSGCHAAIGADHYTANQWIGVVNSMKDRTSMKKDEVRALTIYLQRNAKDMAKQ, from the coding sequence ATGTCAAAAATGAAAAAAATAGTAACCGCACTTTGTTTAGTCGGTGTTGGTGCAACTGCCTTATTGGGTTCTCAGTGGATAATGCACAAAACGAGTACACCAGAGTTTTGTGCTAGTTGTCATTCAATGAGTTATCCACAACAGGAGTGGGAAGGTTCGAGTCACTTTGCTAATGCAAAAGGGGTTAGAGCACAATGTTCAGATTGTCATATTCCAAAAGAAGGTTGGCATTATGTCAAGGCTAAATTTATTGCTTTAAAAGACTTGTGGTATGAAGCACAAGGTAAGATTGAGAATAAAGAAAAATATGAAGCTCATCGTGCAGAAATGGCACAACGAGTGTGGAAGGATATGAAAGCCAATGATTCAGAAACCTGTCGTAGCTGTCACAGTTTTGATGCAATGGAGCTTTCAAAACAAACTAAGTTAGCAAAACAAACTCATACGGAGGCGCAAACAAACGGTCAAACTTGTATTGATTGTCACAAGGGCATTGTTCACTTCCTACCTGAAGTGCATGGCGATCAAAATACACAAAAATCCTCTGCAGTACAAGGTGGTACAATCTCAGATGGTTCTGCTATTTTCGCTACTGAAATGGTGAAAGCGACCAATGATAAAGGAAATGAGGTTCGCTTAATGCCTTATGCTGAATTAATGCAATGGAAAGTAAATGGTGATCAAATTCAAGGCACTTTACATGGTTGGCAACAAGTGGGGGCTGAAGCAGTTGTGTATCAAGAATTAGGTAAACGTATCACGCTTGCTTTAATGGACGAAGATGCACGTAATCATGTTCAAGTATTAAAAACAGTTCATGATGCAGTAACAGATTCTGATTGGAAAGAAATCAATGTTGCGGTGAATGTCGCAAAAGAAAAAATGACATCAGATTTAACCGCACTTAATCAATACGGTAATCAGTTAAACCAAACTCAATGTAGTGGTTGTCACGCGGCAATTGGTGCAGATCATTACACGGCTAACCAATGGATTGGTGTGGTGAATTCTATGAAAGACCGTACATCAATGAAAAAAGATGAAGTACGTGCATTAACTATTTATCTGCAACGCAATGCCAAAGATATGGCAAAACAATAA
- the torA gene encoding trimethylamine-N-oxide reductase TorA — protein sequence MKKNNVNEQRRDFLKKTSLGVAGSALSGGMVGVVSKSAVAKEAEMKTVVTAAHWGSIGVVVQDGKVVKSGPAIEPAVPNELQTVVADQLYSEARVKYPMVRKGFLANPGKSDTTMRGRDEWVRVSWDEALDLVHNQLKRVRDEHGPTGIFAGSYGWFSCGSLHASRTLLQRYMNATGGFVGHKGDYSTGAAQVIMPHVLGTIEVYEQQTSWESILESSDIIVLWSANPLTTMRIAWMSTDQKGIEYFKKFQASGKRIICIDPQKSETCQMLNAEWIPVNTATDVPLMLGIAHTLVEQGKHDKYFLKKYTSGYAKFEEYLLGKTDGQPKTAEWAAKICGVPAETIKQLAADFSSKRTMLMGGWGMQRQRHGEQTHWMLVTLASMLGQIGLPGGGFGLSYHYSNGGVPTATGGIIGSITASPSGKAGAKTWLDDTSKSAFPLARIADVLLHPGKKIQYNGTEITYPDIKAVYWAGGNPFVHHQDTNTLVKAFQKPDVVIVNEVNWTPTARMADIVLPATTSYERNDLTMAGDYSMMSVYPMKQVVPPQFEAKNDYDIFVELAKRAGVEEQYTEGKTEMEWLEEFYNAAFSAARANRVAMPRFDKFWAENKPLSFEVGEAAKKWVRYGEFREDPLLNPLGTPSGKIEIFSDVVEKMNYNDCKGHPSWMEPEEFAGNVTEEYPLALVTPHPYYRLHSQLAHTSLRQKYAVNDREPVMVHPEDAAARGIKDGDIVRIHSKRGQVLAGAVVTENIIKGTVALHEGAWYDPMDLGESEKPLCKNGCPNVLTRDEGTSKLAQGNSPNTCIVQIEKFIGVAPEVTVFKQPKQVA from the coding sequence ATGAAAAAGAATAACGTAAATGAACAACGTCGTGATTTTCTGAAAAAAACATCTTTAGGCGTGGCTGGTAGTGCCCTTTCTGGTGGTATGGTGGGCGTTGTATCAAAAAGTGCGGTAGCAAAAGAAGCTGAAATGAAAACGGTAGTGACTGCCGCTCACTGGGGTTCTATTGGGGTTGTTGTACAAGATGGTAAGGTCGTGAAATCTGGTCCTGCTATTGAGCCTGCAGTGCCGAACGAATTGCAAACAGTTGTTGCCGATCAATTGTATAGCGAAGCTCGCGTGAAATATCCAATGGTGCGTAAAGGCTTTTTAGCTAATCCAGGAAAAAGCGATACTACAATGCGTGGTCGTGATGAATGGGTGCGCGTTTCTTGGGATGAAGCGTTAGATTTAGTACACAATCAACTTAAACGTGTACGTGACGAACATGGACCAACAGGCATTTTTGCTGGTTCTTATGGTTGGTTTAGTTGCGGTTCATTACATGCATCTCGTACGTTATTACAGCGTTACATGAACGCTACAGGTGGTTTTGTGGGACACAAAGGGGATTACTCTACGGGGGCTGCACAAGTAATTATGCCACATGTATTAGGCACGATTGAGGTATACGAACAACAAACCAGCTGGGAATCCATATTAGAAAGTAGTGATATTATTGTGCTTTGGTCTGCAAATCCACTCACAACAATGCGTATTGCTTGGATGTCCACTGACCAAAAAGGGATTGAATATTTCAAGAAATTCCAAGCGAGTGGTAAACGTATTATTTGTATCGACCCACAAAAAAGTGAAACTTGCCAAATGTTGAATGCAGAATGGATTCCAGTGAATACAGCAACGGACGTACCATTAATGCTTGGTATTGCGCATACTTTAGTTGAGCAAGGCAAGCACGATAAATATTTCTTGAAAAAATATACGTCAGGTTACGCTAAATTCGAAGAATATTTATTAGGTAAAACTGATGGACAGCCAAAAACAGCGGAATGGGCGGCTAAAATTTGTGGTGTGCCAGCAGAAACCATTAAGCAACTTGCAGCTGATTTCTCCAGTAAACGTACCATGTTAATGGGTGGCTGGGGGATGCAACGCCAACGCCATGGTGAACAAACCCACTGGATGTTAGTAACCCTTGCATCTATGTTAGGACAAATTGGGTTACCGGGTGGCGGTTTTGGCTTGAGTTATCATTATTCAAATGGTGGGGTACCAACGGCGACAGGCGGTATTATCGGCTCAATTACAGCAAGTCCATCAGGCAAAGCGGGGGCAAAAACATGGTTGGATGATACGTCTAAATCCGCGTTCCCATTAGCGCGTATTGCTGATGTGTTACTCCATCCAGGCAAAAAGATTCAGTATAACGGTACTGAAATTACTTATCCTGACATCAAAGCGGTATATTGGGCAGGTGGTAACCCCTTTGTTCACCATCAAGATACCAATACCTTAGTGAAAGCTTTCCAGAAACCTGATGTAGTGATTGTCAATGAGGTGAACTGGACGCCAACTGCACGCATGGCAGATATTGTGTTACCAGCTACGACGAGTTATGAACGTAATGACTTAACCATGGCTGGCGACTACTCTATGATGAGTGTTTATCCAATGAAACAAGTGGTTCCACCACAATTTGAAGCAAAAAATGACTACGATATTTTCGTTGAGCTTGCTAAACGTGCCGGTGTGGAAGAACAATACACTGAAGGTAAAACTGAAATGGAGTGGCTGGAAGAATTCTATAATGCAGCCTTTAGTGCTGCACGTGCAAATCGTGTAGCAATGCCACGTTTTGACAAATTCTGGGCAGAAAATAAACCATTAAGTTTTGAGGTGGGTGAAGCTGCAAAGAAATGGGTGCGTTATGGTGAATTCCGTGAAGATCCATTGCTCAATCCGCTTGGCACACCGTCAGGTAAAATTGAAATTTTCTCTGATGTTGTTGAGAAAATGAATTATAACGATTGTAAAGGGCATCCTAGTTGGATGGAACCTGAAGAGTTTGCGGGTAATGTGACGGAAGAATATCCGTTAGCTTTAGTGACACCACATCCTTACTATCGTTTACACAGTCAATTGGCGCATACTTCATTACGTCAAAAATATGCGGTAAATGATCGTGAGCCAGTGATGGTTCACCCTGAAGATGCGGCTGCTCGTGGTATTAAAGACGGTGATATTGTTCGCATTCATAGTAAACGAGGCCAAGTGCTTGCAGGTGCAGTTGTAACAGAAAATATCATTAAAGGTACTGTCGCCCTCCACGAAGGAGCATGGTATGACCCAATGGACTTAGGTGAAAGTGAAAAACCATTGTGTAAAAATGGTTGCCCGAACGTATTAACACGCGATGAAGGCACATCTAAATTGGCACAAGGAAATTCACCAAATACTTGTATCGTTCAGATTGAGAAATTTATAGGCGTAGCACCAGAAGTTACGGTATTTAAACAACCTAAACAGGTGGCGTAA
- a CDS encoding DUF5389 family protein — MKKQSLPTKFSPFAWGLAAFCSPILLCPMALLISTVFSKNPYLSSWQINLFSTLFWVYPFILAVTARMLYRLHQHKPKLANKLLTLSAVIFYVILITICKIGL; from the coding sequence ATGAAAAAACAATCTTTACCAACCAAATTTAGTCCATTTGCTTGGGGTCTTGCTGCCTTTTGTTCGCCTATATTATTGTGTCCAATGGCATTATTAATTTCTACAGTATTTAGTAAAAATCCCTATCTATCAAGTTGGCAAATCAATTTATTTTCAACGCTTTTTTGGGTTTATCCCTTTATTCTAGCTGTTACAGCTAGAATGCTATACCGTCTTCATCAACATAAACCTAAACTAGCAAATAAATTATTAACATTAAGTGCGGTCATTTTTTATGTGATTTTAATTACGATTTGTAAAATTGGTTTATAA
- the glmU gene encoding bifunctional UDP-N-acetylglucosamine diphosphorylase/glucosamine-1-phosphate N-acetyltransferase GlmU produces the protein MTKKALSAVILAAGKGTRMYSDLPKVLHTIAGKPMVKHVIDTAHQLGAENIHLIYGHGGDLMRSHLANEQVNWVLQTEQLGTAHAVQQSAPFFKDNENIVVLYGDAPLITKETLEKLIEAKPENGIALLTVNLDNPTGYGRIIRENGNVVAIVEQKDANADQLNIKEVNTGVMVSDGASFKKWLARVGNNNAQGEYYLTDLIALANQDNCQVVAVQATDVMEVEGANNRLQLAALERYLQNKQASKLLLEGVMIYDPARFDLRGTLEHGKDVEIDVNVIIEGNVKLGDRVKIGAGCVLKNVVIGNDVEIKPYSVLEDSVVGEKAAIGPFSRLRPGAELAAETHVGNFVEIKKSTVGKGSKVNHLTYVGDSEIGSNCNIGAGVITCNYDGANKFKTIIGDDVFVGSDTQLVAPVKVANGATIGAGTTITRDVGENELVITRVAQRHIQGWQRPIKKK, from the coding sequence ATGACAAAAAAAGCATTAAGTGCGGTAATTTTAGCAGCTGGAAAAGGCACTCGTATGTATTCTGATTTACCCAAAGTGCTACATACAATCGCGGGTAAACCAATGGTAAAACACGTGATTGATACTGCCCATCAATTAGGCGCAGAAAATATTCATTTAATCTATGGTCACGGTGGGGACTTAATGCGTTCCCATCTTGCAAATGAACAAGTAAATTGGGTATTACAAACAGAACAACTTGGTACTGCACATGCAGTTCAACAATCAGCACCTTTCTTTAAGGATAACGAAAATATTGTTGTACTTTACGGCGATGCACCATTAATAACTAAAGAAACATTAGAAAAATTAATTGAAGCGAAACCAGAAAATGGCATTGCATTGCTTACCGTAAATTTAGATAACCCAACAGGCTATGGACGAATTATCCGTGAAAATGGGAATGTTGTAGCCATTGTAGAACAAAAAGATGCAAATGCAGATCAACTAAATATTAAAGAAGTAAATACTGGCGTTATGGTATCTGATGGTGCAAGTTTCAAAAAATGGCTAGCTCGTGTAGGCAATAATAATGCTCAAGGCGAATATTACTTAACGGATCTTATTGCTCTCGCAAATCAAGATAATTGTCAAGTTGTTGCTGTACAAGCAACAGATGTCATGGAAGTTGAAGGTGCAAATAATCGCTTACAATTAGCCGCACTTGAACGTTATCTCCAAAATAAACAAGCCTCAAAATTATTACTTGAAGGCGTAATGATCTACGATCCCGCTCGTTTTGACCTACGTGGAACATTAGAGCATGGAAAAGATGTGGAAATCGATGTTAATGTTATTATCGAAGGTAATGTTAAACTCGGTGATCGCGTAAAAATTGGCGCAGGTTGCGTATTGAAAAATGTTGTTATTGGCAATGATGTAGAAATAAAACCCTATTCAGTGCTAGAGGATTCTGTAGTGGGAGAAAAAGCCGCAATTGGTCCATTTTCTCGTTTACGCCCAGGTGCAGAACTCGCAGCTGAAACGCATGTCGGTAACTTTGTAGAAATTAAAAAATCTACCGTTGGTAAAGGTTCTAAAGTAAATCACCTAACCTATGTTGGCGATTCAGAAATAGGCTCAAATTGTAATATTGGTGCGGGTGTCATCACCTGCAACTACGATGGTGCAAATAAATTTAAAACGATCATCGGTGATGATGTGTTTGTGGGATCGGATACACAATTAGTTGCGCCAGTGAAAGTCGCAAATGGCGCAACTATTGGTGCTGGGACTACAATTACACGTGATGTTGGCGAAAATGAATTAGTGATTACAAGAGTTGCTCAACGACATATTCAAGGTTGGCAACGACCAATAAAGAAAAAATAA
- the rplL gene encoding 50S ribosomal protein L7/L12, which yields MSLTNEQIIEAIASKTVTEIVELIAAMEEKFGVSAAAAVAAAPAAGGAAAAEEKTEFDVVLKSAGANKVAVIKAVRGATGLGLKEAKDLVESAPANLKEGVSKEEAEALKKELEEAGAEVEVK from the coding sequence ATGTCATTAACTAACGAACAAATCATTGAAGCGATTGCTTCAAAAACTGTAACTGAAATCGTTGAATTAATCGCAGCGATGGAAGAAAAATTCGGTGTTTCAGCAGCGGCAGCAGTAGCAGCAGCTCCAGCAGCAGGCGGCGCAGCGGCAGCAGAAGAAAAAACTGAATTCGACGTTGTACTTAAATCTGCAGGTGCGAACAAAGTAGCAGTAATTAAAGCAGTACGTGGTGCAACTGGTTTAGGCTTAAAAGAAGCTAAAGATTTAGTTGAATCTGCTCCAGCTAACTTAAAAGAAGGCGTTTCTAAAGAAGAAGCTGAAGCACTTAAGAAAGAATTAGAAGAAGCGGGTGCAGAAGTAGAAGTTAAATAA
- the rplJ gene encoding 50S ribosomal protein L10, producing the protein MALNLQDKQAIVAEVNEAAKGALSAVIADSRGVTVEKMTELRKSAREAGVTMRVVRNTLLRRAVEGTDYECLKDTFVGPTLIAFSNEHPGAAARLFKEFAKANDKFEIKGAAFEGKIQDVEFLATLPTYEEAIARLMGTMKEAAAGKLARTLAALRDKLQEAA; encoded by the coding sequence ATGGCATTAAATCTTCAAGACAAACAAGCAATTGTTGCTGAAGTAAATGAAGCAGCCAAAGGTGCACTTTCAGCAGTAATCGCGGATTCTCGCGGTGTAACTGTTGAGAAAATGACTGAATTACGTAAATCAGCACGTGAAGCTGGCGTTACAATGCGTGTAGTTCGTAATACTTTATTACGTCGCGCAGTTGAAGGCACAGATTACGAATGCTTAAAAGATACGTTTGTAGGTCCAACACTTATCGCGTTCTCTAACGAACACCCGGGCGCAGCTGCTCGTTTGTTCAAAGAGTTTGCTAAAGCAAACGATAAGTTTGAAATTAAAGGTGCAGCCTTTGAAGGTAAAATCCAAGATGTTGAATTCTTGGCAACATTACCAACTTACGAAGAAGCGATTGCACGTTTAATGGGCACAATGAAAGAAGCTGCAGCAGGCAAACTTGCTCGCACCTTAGCGGCATTACGCGACAAATTACAAGAAGCAGCTTAA
- the purB gene encoding adenylosuccinate lyase: MQLSTLTTLSPLDGRYQDKVTPLRAIFSEFGLMKFRVAVEVRWLQKLASTADITEVPPFSTQANAFLDGIVANFNEADAARIKEIERTTNHDVKAVEYFLKEKIQNEVELVNVSEFIHFACTSEDINNLSHALMLSTARDEVILPEWQKLIDEITRLAEEYKTIPLLSRTHGQPASPSTVGKEMANVVYRLKRQFKQLQNAEILGKINGAVGNYNAHLSAYPNIDWHKFSEEFVTSLGIQWNPYTTQIEPHDYIAEFFDAVVRFNTIIIDFDRDLWGYIALNHFKQRTIAGEIGSSTMPHKVNPIDFENSEGNLGLANAVMTHLGQKLPISRWQRDLTDSTVLRNLGVGLGYCLIAYASTRKGMSKLEVNQPHLLEELNQNWEVLAEPIQTIMRRYGIEKPYEKLKELTRGKRVTEQAMREFIDKLDIPQEEKLRLQKLTPATYIGAAVELVEKLS, from the coding sequence ATGCAACTCTCTACACTGACCACACTTTCCCCTCTTGATGGTCGTTATCAAGATAAAGTAACGCCATTACGTGCTATTTTTAGCGAATTTGGGTTAATGAAATTCCGTGTAGCTGTGGAAGTTCGTTGGTTACAAAAATTAGCTTCAACGGCAGACATTACCGAAGTACCGCCATTTTCTACGCAAGCAAATGCTTTTTTAGATGGAATTGTGGCTAATTTTAATGAGGCCGATGCTGCGCGTATTAAAGAAATTGAGCGAACAACCAATCACGATGTAAAGGCCGTTGAATATTTTCTGAAAGAGAAAATTCAAAACGAAGTGGAACTAGTGAACGTGTCCGAATTCATTCACTTCGCTTGCACCTCAGAAGATATTAACAATCTCTCTCACGCATTAATGTTAAGCACCGCACGTGACGAAGTGATTTTACCTGAATGGCAAAAACTGATTGATGAAATTACTCGTCTTGCAGAAGAATATAAAACGATTCCATTACTTTCTCGCACACATGGCCAGCCAGCTTCACCAAGCACCGTGGGCAAAGAAATGGCAAATGTCGTTTACCGCCTAAAACGTCAATTTAAACAACTCCAAAACGCGGAAATCTTAGGTAAAATCAATGGTGCAGTAGGTAACTACAATGCGCATTTATCGGCATATCCTAATATTGATTGGCATAAATTCAGCGAAGAATTTGTCACTTCATTAGGTATTCAATGGAATCCTTATACCACACAAATTGAGCCGCACGATTACATCGCTGAATTTTTTGATGCTGTAGTACGCTTTAATACCATTATCATTGATTTTGATCGTGATTTATGGGGATACATTGCATTAAATCACTTTAAACAACGAACTATTGCAGGCGAAATCGGTTCTTCCACCATGCCACATAAAGTCAATCCAATTGATTTTGAAAACTCAGAGGGCAATCTAGGATTAGCTAATGCAGTGATGACCCACTTAGGTCAAAAGTTACCAATTTCTCGCTGGCAGCGTGACTTAACAGATTCAACCGTATTACGTAATTTAGGCGTAGGATTAGGTTATTGTTTGATCGCTTATGCTTCAACTCGCAAAGGCATGAGTAAACTTGAAGTAAATCAACCGCACTTATTAGAAGAACTCAATCAAAACTGGGAAGTTTTGGCTGAACCAATTCAAACCATAATGCGCCGCTATGGAATAGAAAAACCTTACGAAAAATTAAAAGAATTAACGCGAGGTAAACGAGTGACAGAACAGGCTATGCGTGAATTTATTGATAAGTTGGATATTCCACAAGAAGAAAAATTACGTTTACAAAAATTAACACCCGCTACTTATATTGGGGCTGCAGTGGAATTAGTAGAGAAGCTATCATAG
- the hflD gene encoding high frequency lysogenization protein HflD, with protein sequence MKNYHDIVLALAGVCQSAKLVHQLATESRADSDTFLTALNSLFITQPQQIEDVFGGEVRHLKLGLETLIHQLNAQGDQNLTRYWLSLLALEGKLSKNPDAKQTLGNRISRLKEQEIHYARDSETMLSIMANIYSDVINPLGKKIHILGSPDYLRQELVQNKIRAVLLAGIRSAVLWKQMGGTKWQILFFRRKLLATAKQIYSSIY encoded by the coding sequence ATGAAAAACTACCACGATATTGTTCTTGCCCTTGCTGGCGTGTGCCAATCAGCAAAATTGGTTCATCAACTTGCAACAGAAAGCCGAGCAGATTCGGATACATTTTTAACCGCACTTAATAGCCTTTTCATTACCCAACCACAACAAATCGAAGATGTTTTTGGTGGAGAAGTTCGTCATTTAAAATTAGGTCTAGAAACCTTAATTCATCAGCTCAACGCGCAAGGCGATCAAAATTTAACTCGCTATTGGCTAAGCCTTTTGGCATTAGAAGGGAAATTATCGAAAAATCCCGATGCCAAACAAACATTAGGCAATCGAATTTCTCGCCTAAAAGAACAGGAAATTCATTACGCTCGCGATAGTGAAACAATGCTATCTATTATGGCAAATATTTACAGCGACGTTATTAACCCATTGGGCAAAAAAATTCACATACTAGGCTCGCCTGATTATTTGCGACAAGAACTCGTGCAAAATAAAATCCGTGCAGTTTTACTTGCAGGCATTCGCTCTGCCGTGCTGTGGAAACAAATGGGCGGAACAAAATGGCAAATTTTATTTTTCCGCAGAAAATTACTTGCCACCGCAAAACAGATTTATTCTTCTATTTATTAA